Below is a genomic region from Triticum dicoccoides isolate Atlit2015 ecotype Zavitan chromosome 5A, WEW_v2.0, whole genome shotgun sequence.
ATTATTGGAATAGTTTATAGTATTTTTTATGCATCTACTTAGAACTGTCGTACATGTTTTTCCTTGTATGAACAGTGGTGTTATCGGTGTGTTCATTGGGGTTTGCAAGAAGCCCCACTCTGTCAGGGACAGTAATGCATGTGTTTTTCCTTTGTTTGAGAAATGGCTTATATTTTAAAACAATCGATTACTAACGATTCAATGTACCCTAAATTTCAGTTAGCATTCACTAGTGCCAAATTTTTATTTTGTGAAATAACATATTAAGAAGTAACTATAATTATTAACTCAATGTGCATATCTTCTTCAGTGCAGGGCTACAGCGTTGTTCTTCCTGAAAAGTTGCAAACTGGAAAGTGGAACGTGTACCGGTATGCTATTTATATGTTATAAGATGCACTTTCATATACTGTTGCTCACAATCACTGTTACAATCCTGCAGATCTGCAGAGTCACCTCTGCGTTTAATTAACAGATTTCCTGCTACTCCAGACATTGGAACACTGCATGATAATTTTGTGTAAGAATACTCACAATATCTTGAACATCTGAACTTCTGTTTCTTAATATCCATCTAAACTTAATCATATACTTATATTAGCAAACTCTCATTTTGAATGATTAGTGCTGCAATAGCCTTTCAGATTATGTCCTCCTTATGTACTGAATATATGCTAGAAAGATGGAAATTTCTAGAGAACGTTTGGAAGGCAGAGTTCAGCAAAACGAGTGTAATTTTTTTCCTGAGGAAGCTCTCACTAGTTATTGCTATTTGCGCTATAGTCTGGCAGATCCTAACTAGAAACAGAGTAATATGCAAGGGAACCTGTTTATTTATTGTTTTAGCGAAGCCTTGGGGGCTGCAAAAAATGCATATATGTCAAACATGAGGTTAAACTTACCAAAGTGCAAATCCTAACTGAGTGGGAGTTCTTGCAAACCTTTTAAACCTCATTACTGTAATCATCTTTCCTGTACAACTTTATATGGTATCCCAAATTGTGCAGGTACGCAGTCGAGACTTTTACAGATTGTAGATATCTGGGTACAAGAGTGTGCGCTGATGGAGCAGTCGGAGAGTAAGGATTGAGTAACCGAGTATTCCTTACTTTTTCATTTTGTAGTCTTTTTCATGATTGCCTTGTTTGACTCTTATAAATGGCATATAACATTGCAGCTACAAATGGATGACGTATGGAGAAGCTAGTACGAGCAGAACTGCAATAGGTTCTGGTCTTATTTATCATGGAATATCTGAAGTGAGTCATCAAGATCTCAACGAGCACTTGCCCTTTTGTTATTGACTAGTAACAAGTAGATACCTTGCCATATATTGCTATCTTGATATAGCACCTCAAGTTTCTCAGATTATTTATTTGTACTTACTTTAATTCTTTTTATCTGAACCAGGGTGCACGCATTGGTCTGTATTTTATAAACAGACCTGAGTGGATCATAATTGATCATGCTTGTGCTGCATATTCATATGTATCTGTACCACTTTATGATACTCTTGGTATGTTCCTATTACCAAATGATCTTTGCTCTATGTCTCAGTCGTCCAGTAACATTTTCTATGTAATGTACTTTCTGTAGGTCCAGATGCAGTTCAGTTCATTGTGAACCATGCAACAGTAGAAGCTATTTTCTGTGTGCCTCAAACGCTAAGCACTGTGAGCTTTAATCCCTTATCGCAACCTTAAATGATGACTATTTTCTAAACTCCATAAAAGTTGGGCCACCCCTACAGTTTCCGTTAATAAAATCCATAAAAGTTCTAGTACTCATGCCATTTCTGATACCAATTGTCGAGTCGTAACTAGCAAGGCTGACATGTAGCTAATTATTTCCAGTAATTTACCTATACTTCTAGGTGTTAATCTCATCCTGCTATGGTCTTAATTTATGTTGACTATGACTCTCTTTATGAGGGCTTCACGATGCCAGGTCAAATACTTTATGTTCTGGACTGACTGTATCAAGTATGCAGAAGATTAATGCGGTCGGTATCCTGCTATAGATTTTACTTGGACTTCATCCAAATGTTATTATAGTTTGAAACACTACATCAGTTTATAGATACCTCTCAGCACTCTAACTATGCATTGCATCAGGTACATTTGGAAAGAAGTATATTTAATTTCCAGCTATAATCTTAACTATTAATCCCTTAATTGCAGCTGCTAAGCTTCCTAACTCAAATGCCATGTGTTCGCCTTATAGTGGTAAGCGTGGaccattttttttttgaattttgtggcCCATTTACAATACTTTATGCAATGTGGTGGTGATGTTTTTATGAGAACTTCTCTTCTGTATTTGAATCTTCTTTTTTGTATAGGTAGTTGGTGGAGACAATGCAAATACGCCATCTACAACAGCAGCTGCTGGAGTGGAAATCATAACTTATTCCAGGCTACACAGCCAGGTGGACTTGCTAATTGATCCTTCAtttaaaacaaacaaacaaacatcctGTGTTGTGAATTTTTAATGATACATAAGAGGTTAGGCCCATGATGAGGATACGGCCCGACAGGCCCTCCCTGCCGAGTCTTTCGAGCAAACCACTCAGCTGAGCCGGCATCATTAAGCCCATCTGGCTAAACTGCATCACGATGGTCATCCGACTGAACCGGTCGTGGCGTTACCAATGGTGCCATAAACCTCAGCTACACCACGATATCACCAATGGTGCCATCAAGGCCCTGGTAACAGCCAACTTAACTGCGCCGTTATCAGGGCGTGGGCGTAATGCCATTATATCCTCTGCTTCATCACCCCTATATAAGGCAAAGTTAGAGTAGAATCTAGACAAGCTCAGTAGAATCACCGAGATCCACAAGATCACTCGGACACTACATTATAACCGCATTGTTCATACATACAAGAGAGAAACATCCAGCAGGATTAGGGTATTACCCCTAGAACaggggacccgaacctgggtaaaacctccacTGTGTGAAATCCTGTACCTAGATCATCCACGTGTGCCTTGATCCACAAAAATCCCCAAATCATGCATACTGTCGCAAAATCCGCACGACACTTGTGCAAGTCACACTTCTCATAGGCTTCGTGTAGCATGGTACTCATTCTGTAGCTTCATCGTGCGCCTACTTCTAACTTCTAAGGGTATATAATGCAACATTTGAACCACCATTCGTGAGATATGAACTAGTCAGCTGCACTTCATCATGTCTGCTACATCGTTTCACTTCTAACCCATTTGCAAGACTTGTTTTGTACACAGTACACACTAAATTGATGTGACAATTAGCTTCTGCTTATGTTAGAACATGCAGCGCTTTGCTTGCCATGTGACTGGTATATGGTGAAGTTTTTACTTCCTTTTGGGTTGAAAATCGGTTAATGTAGAATGTGAAATTTGATTATCCAGTTGTAAGTAAACTGACTGGGTGATGTGTGTATGTTTATGCTGGTACAACAGTTACTTCTCCCCATGTTGTGCAATACACATACAAGAGTAGACATATAGTTGTTGTGAACCTTGTATGGGACAATTACCGTGCTAAAGATAGCCAGGATGCATGGCTGCAAGGGATTAGGCAGACAGGTTGGTATGAGCGCATATTTGGGAGAGTATAGCCAGGTTGGTATATCTATTTTTCTTGTCTGCATGAAACGTAGATATGTGGCATCGTTATGACACTGTATGGTGGATGCTCAGGCTCTTAACCTTCCCTAACACAGTNNNNNNNNNNNNNNNNNNNNNNNNNNNNNNNNNNNNNNNNNNNNNNNNNNNNNNNNNNNNNNNNNNNNNNNNNNNNNNNNNNNNNNNNNNNNNNNNNNNNNNNNNNNNNNNNNNNNNNNNNNNNNNNNNNNNNNNNNNNNNNNNNNNNNNNNNNNNNNNNNNNNNNNNNNNNNNNNNNNNNNNNNNNNNNNNNNNNNNNNNNNNNNNNNNNNNNNNNNNNNNNNNNNNNNNNNNNNNNNNNNNNNNNNNNNNNNNNNNNNNNNNNNNNNNNNNNNNNNNNNNNNNNNNNNNNNNNNNNNNNNNNNNNNNNNNNNNNNNNNNNNNNNNNNNNNNNNNNNNNNNNNNNNNNNNNNNNNNNNNNNNNNNNNNNNNNNNNNNNNNNNNNNNNNNNNNNNNNNNNNNNNNNNNNNNNNNNNNNNNNNNNNNNNNNNNNNNNNNNNNNNNNNNNNNNNNNNNNNNNNNNNNNNNNNNNTTACTGCTGCAAGTCCCTGGCCAATAGGTGGCCATCTCTTCATCTCCTATTGCAAATATGTTTGGCCTAACTGAGCTGCAGCATTGGTGCAGTGTACTAGCATGCGCAACATGTAGCGACAAATGGTAAAACTACCAGATGGATTAGACACTCTATTGTTGAAGCCACAATTTTTTTTAGAGTTTTTCTGTTTAATGTTCGGTGGTTCTGGTAGgcttatatgcatgctggatatatTGCCTTCATTTTAGTGTGTATTTACTCCATGCATGTGGGATTCAATAATGTCCTATGTTACCTATAACATTTTATTTTTAATGAGAATAAATACTAGGGCATCTAGTTTCTGCTCATTCCTGAAAAAGTGTTCGTCTCTTTTCTGAACTCCTCTCGATCTTCTAACTCAGGGAAAGATGAGTTCTCAAACTTACCGTCCTCCAAAACCTGAAGATGTTGCCACTATCTGCTACACGAGTGGCACTACTGGCACACCAAAGGTAAATCATTCACCGTTCTTATTATTCTTTGCTTCATCACGAAACTTTTCTACTTCTACTTCCAGACATGTGATATTGGATGCCAATCTTTTCCCAGGGAGCTGTTCTTTCTCACGAGAACTTAATCGCGAATGTTGCAGGATCAAGCTTGGGCGTTAAGTTTTACCCCTCCGACGTGTGAGGATTTGATATACCCTTTCTTTTTTGCCGTACCTTATTCAATGTCCAAAAACTCATTTTTTGTATTATAATAACGTTGACATGTCTCCTCAGGTATATCTCATACCTACCTTTAGCTCACATCTATGAGAGAGCTAACCAAATTGCACTGCTTCACTATGGTGTTGCCATTGGATTTTACCAAGGGGTATGTAGATTTTGAACTATTTAAGATGAGAGTTAGTAGTACTTTGCATTATTGTATAGAAACTGAACGACATGAAGGACGTGTATTGAGAGAAGTAACTGATAATATGTGATCTTGTATAAGTTTTACTCATCAATGCAATAGTTTGCACTTGAGTTGTTTTTAGTCTGGGCAACTTCTCATAAAAGCTGTGCACCGTTCAGAGACTACTTGAAGGCCATATGCATCAATATCTTTCATCACAAAGATAATATTTTAACCATCCAATTATAGTACTTGTCATGAGTATATTACCGCTGTTTCCAGGATAATTTGAAGCTGATGGATGATTTGGCTGCTTTGAGACCAACCGTATTCGCAAGTGTTCCCCGGCTATATAACAGAATTTATTCTGCGTAATACAACTATACCAGTTATTACACATTTTCATGTTCATTGTGCATATGGCTAGGCATACCTTTTCTGAGGTCCATTTTCTTCAACTGGGTTTTGTTAACTGGTTTATTGCTTGTTTACTCCATAGAATCACAAATGCTGTGAAGGATTCTGGTGGGCTAAAAGAAAGATTATTCCGTACTGCGTACAATGCCAAGAGGCAAGCGCTTGTGAATGGTAAGCACATCATGAAGTTCATTCAAGTTCAGTGTCCCATCCATCCTATTTCTTGTCTAGAAACCATTTAACATAATTATTGCTCACCACTGAAGCATGAAATCAGCCCACACAATTCACTTTATGCACCTGTGTATGTTGACCATAACACGCTATTCCGTAGATTGATTGATTCTTGTTTGAATTGAAAACTGTAGAAGCGGCCCCAACAGTAGAATTTTATTTGAGACCAAGCATATGTAGAAGAGGAGTATGTGCAAGCAAAATTCTTCTATAATTTAATTTTATAAAATCCAACATTGTTCGTGTTAAAGAGCGTATACTAAAGATGAAGTTTTGTTCCTTCTCCTTCCTGTCCAAATTGGTGCCCAGGTAACATAAGTGTGACTAGGATTCCATTTTCCTTCGGGGTTAGCTGTAGTCAGAGTTGGGCTCGCTTTTTGTGCTTTTTTTTTGTGTTCACTTAGTTTAGAAGTTTATTGTGCTTTCTCAAAGTAGTCCTAAATGCCATAATACTGTCTGTTTTTTTCTTGTAAATTGAACGCTGGATATGAAGATAAGTGGCTGCTGACATGTTTAACCTAGACACTGAAAATACTAAAGGTGCAAGTGAACGACCAAATGGGTTCTAACTCTTTATGTAGGTCACTCTTAATAAGATTAAAAGGGTTGATTTGTGTGATAATTGGAAATATAAAGCTTATGTAGCATTTTCATGATTTTCTAGTAGGTAGCAAGTAATCACAATTTCCAAGTTGGAAACATGAATAGTAATCCTCTTGTGttagttactccctccgtaaactaatataagagcgtttagaatactaaagtagtgatctaaacgcttttatattagtttacagaggaagtataTTTCTGTTGCTTAGCAATGACTGAATGCTGCAAGATGGAAATTTCATTATTCTTGTAAGCACACCATATTTGTCATTTGATCCATTTTCATTCCCTTGCATATATAATGAAATTTACTTACTACGTTGTGTTTTAGGACGAAATCCTTCCCCAATGTGGGATAAGTTAGTATTTAACAAAATAAAAGCTAGGCTTGGTGGACGTGTGAGGCTTATGACTTCAGGCGCTTCTCCATTGTCAGCAGATGTAATGGAATTCCTAAGAATGTAAGCCTATTTCTTGTGCGCTGCCGTGTGTGATAATTGTTGGTAGCTTCATGTTCTTAGAAAGTAAACACTGTTTTTAACTTTTTGTAGATGCTTTGGTGGTGAGGTTCTTGAAGGCTATGGAATGACAGAGACATCTTGTGTCATCACTACAATGGATATTGGTGACAAATTAATTGGTCATGTTGGATCACCAAATCCTTCTTGTGGTAAGTTTTGTGTTTGGTTAACATTTGTGCTTAGGTTGACCATAATATTCTCGTGAAATCATTATTTTATGTTATTAGTGCATAGAGAATCCATCCTagtaatctctactattaaagggagtTGGGGATTGTATGTTCGTACGTCCAACTCCCCCACATCCTGCATTaacctcaaatcaaatcaaatcttaccaaaaAACCTTAACCAAATCATTCCTTGCGTCCTCCTATTCAtacccaaatcaaatcaaatcttatcGAAACCTTAACTAAATCAAAACTTTGCTTGCCTTCCCCTTCCCATACTCAAATCGAATCAAATCTTACCAAAATCTAGAATATGATGGGTGTAAGATTTATGTTGGACATGATTGGTGTTGAACCACTAAAATATGTATGCCCCCGTTGCAATACACGGGCAATTAGCTAGTGATGAGTAAATGTGGGTTTGATTTACTGTTTTTAGAGAATGTAGTAGAGGCTTGCCCATTTTCATTAAGCAAGAAGCCAGTCATACAAAATCGCAAGACCAACATGTGGCTGATTTACTAAAAGTAAAGGAAACCACCCACACTCTACCAACAAACACACTCTAAATTGGCACAAGCTCGGCATCTTCCTTGATGCTCCACGAGCGATACTAGGTCGCAATGCTGTCCCGGAACACACTGTTGCTGTTCTGTTTGTGCCATGAAGTCAGCATGTCAGTGCCAGCGTTCATGTCGGATGGAATTCATTCTTTTCTTGAACACATCTCAAAATGCGTGCTGTTTTGTATTAGAAGGGGCACAATGAGAAGGCAGAAAAGCAACCAACAAATCAAACGAAAGCTAAAAAGTCTAGCAAACCAAATAAAAatggacagacccagtgcatagaagctcccacacaaggtggggtctggggagggattataggaacctagtcttacccctgcaaagtgcaatgcagagaggctggttcgaacccaggacctcttggcacaagtggggaggacttcaccactgcgccaggcctgccctcaGCAAACCAAATAAAAATGAAACTAGCAAAAACAACAAGCCAAGAAACAAGAAAGGTGAGGAACAAGTAGGTCAGCACAAGCAGAACTGAAGAAATTTTATTTGAGGTTCACTTAGCAAGGTCCATTGACCCATGTTGATTGGATTTCTTTAtccagagataaattatattgtgtcTTGAGAAATCTTTCAGTATCTTTCCATGTTGACAGAAATTAAGGTCTCATTTGTAATAATTACATGTAGTTTTGTGTTTTCTTATTCTCTCTTTCGTAATGCAAATATTCTTTTCATTTTCAGAGGTTAAACTTGTGGATGTCCCAGAAATGAATTACACTTGTGAGGATCAACCATATCCTCGTGGAGAAATCTGTGTTAGAGGACCTACAATATTCCGCGGTTACTATAAAGATGAAGTCCAAACGTAATTTGCTATCCTTCAACTCCTATTTGAACTTTTGAATTTCTTAAGTGAGTTAAAATAAATGCATTTGGAAATGTGCAGAAGGGATGTCATTGACAATGATGGCTGGTTGCACACTGGAGACATAGGTTTGTGGCTGCCTGGAGGGCGtctaaaaattatagataggtaaaACCGAAAAACTGGATGGCAATTATGCGCATTTTGCTTTCATTTAGATTGCTTAATCTAGTGTAGTTTATCTGTTTGGTGCTTTTATACTGTCCATGTGCGAGATATTAGAACTATCACTAAACAATTCAATAGCTGTAGAGTATAGTTGATCTATTATCTAACGAAGTTCCAAGTGAAAGTGATTcttcagaaaaagaaaaattatGTTACAGGTTCCTGTGAATAGCAGCAAGGGAATT
It encodes:
- the LOC119300811 gene encoding long chain acyl-CoA synthetase 6, peroxisomal-like, producing MAREEEGPAMMDAAERRLRVVSAHLEPQAGATAGLAANPTAGEYAHVQGYSVVLPEKLQTGKWNVYRSAESPLRLINRFPATPDIGTLHDNFVYAVETFTDCRYLGTRVCADGAVGDYKWMTYGEASTSRTAIGSGLIYHGISEGARIGLYFINRPEWIIIDHACAAYSYVSVPLYDTLGPDAVQFIVNHATVEAIFCVPQTLSTLLSFLTQMPCVRLIVVVGGDNANTPSTTAAAGVEIITYSRLHSQGKMSSQTYRPPKPEDVATICYTSGTTGTPKGAVLSHENLIANVAGSSLGVKFYPSDVYISYLPLAHIYERANQIALLHYGVAIGFYQGDNLKLMDDLAALRPTVFASVPRLYNRIYSAITNAVKDSGGLKERLFRTAYNAKRQALVNGRNPSPMWDKLVFNKIKARLGGRVRLMTSGASPLSADVMEFLRICFGGEVLEGYGMTETSCVITTMDIGDKLIGHVGSPNPSCEVKLVDVPEMNYTCEDQPYPRGEICVRGPTIFRGYYKDEVQTRDVIDNDGWLHTGDIGLWLPGGRLKIIDRKKNIFKLAQGEYIAPEKIENVYAKCKFIAQCFIYGDSFNSFLVAIVAVEPDVLKAWAASQGIQSEDLRQLCVDPRAKAAVLADMDSIGKEAQLRGFEFAKAVTLVAEPFTVENGLLTPTFKVKRPQAKAYFTKELADMYAQLRDAESARQKL